TGATGCCAATTGGAATTATTTTGTCTTCCTTGCTTCTTTTACGGGTTCGGCCTTCTTTACAGTCTTCTTTGCTGTCGCCTGTTTTAAAGTGGACTCCTTTTTCGTTACTTTCGCAGATGCCTTTTTTAGTTCCAACGGCAATTTCTCAAATGTGTCTGCTTTCTTTGATGCTTTCTTTGGTTTGCTCAATTCTTCAAATCTTAGCATCACAATCCGCTCTGCCTCGACCCAGTGCTCAACCTCTCTGCCCGGCATTCTTCCACTCTTTTCCCAGAGACTATAGGCCACCTTTTCTATTTCATTCTGAATATTCATACATACCTCCGATTAGTAATTATTTTAGATTGATTTTTAACTTCTATCACGAATCAGTCAGCCAGAAATGCAAAGACACAGATCATTATATAGGATTTTAAAAAAAATACAAATTTAATGCATTAGCCTCGTATCAAATCAAGCTTCTTCTTTCGCCGCCATCCCTTTATTTCGGATTCACGTCTGAGGGCATGGCTCCTGTCTTTCTGTTTCTCTGTATAAAGCAGCTTAACAACTTTTCTTGAGCTCGTATAATGCCCGCCTTTGCCATTCATGTGTTCCTGAAATCTTCGTTCAACATCAGTCGTTATTCCTGTATAGATTGTGCCATCACTGCATTGTA
This portion of the Nitrospirota bacterium genome encodes:
- a CDS encoding DUF2934 domain-containing protein, with the translated sequence MNIQNEIEKVAYSLWEKSGRMPGREVEHWVEAERIVMLRFEELSKPKKASKKADTFEKLPLELKKASAKVTKKESTLKQATAKKTVKKAEPVKEARKTK
- a CDS encoding GIY-YIG nuclease family protein, coding for MYFVYLLQCSDGTIYTGITTDVERRFQEHMNGKGGHYTSSRKVVKLLYTEKQKDRSHALRRESEIKGWRRKKKLDLIRG